In Lathyrus oleraceus cultivar Zhongwan6 chromosome 2, CAAS_Psat_ZW6_1.0, whole genome shotgun sequence, the DNA window AGGTCCTAGATGCCATTATAATGGAGGCATGAGAGGCATTGATATACCAGAGACAACGTCGGAGAACAGGAGCCGATGAGCTCTAGGCCGGCATACGCAGTAGTCGAGAGTATTTGTACTTTTGGACTTATTATCGATTATATTTTATTTTGACTCATTTCGATTATATAATATATTTTGACTTCATTGTGCATCGACTGATGACTTATTTTGACCATCTAGATTTCATATATGTCATTGTTTCGTATATTGATGGTAAGATTTAATGCTCATCATATAAAAAGGACTTTAACATCTATGAATCATCATTTTCATCGGAGTAACCATAAAACCAACTTAACTTGCACTGTTTTGACTGTTTatgaagatgcatctccgtaaaTCTTAAatagagatgcatctccgatACAAGATTTACGGTGTCGAAGACTAACACACGTCGGATATTGAATAAGATTCAAATACAAGATaatttcaaatatatttgaaGACTTTTTATAAATTTGATAAATTAACCTCTTCCTCTAATACTATATATTCCTcttaataataaaaaaattataattatagTCAAGCTCTCATGACTAAAATAAAACACAGATAAATAGTATACTCTCTCTAAGCATGATGTCCCAATGCTTTGCCACAAAGCAAAGCATTACTAGGAATATCATATTCATTGGCTGCAGTGCGTTGTGCATTCCACACCCTTAGATACAACTGTTGTCCAAGATATTGTCTTTCCCATATGGCTGATCTCAAATTCCACATTCCTTGGTTATCCAATGACACCAATATTGATGTCCAAGAGTTTGGATATACCTACATTCATAAGTAAGCACATCATACATTTAAGACCTACGAAGCACAGACATATAGACACGGACACGTTGACACTATGAGAATTTGTATTACCTGAGCAGTGTGTCTAGTCAAGGCATCCACTAGATTATAGGTACTTTTACTAGCATCTGTCCATTGGCCAAAACCATAACTGCAATCAATTGTATCAAAAAACACCATTAGGCAAGTTCTATATTGTTTCAACACCATCCAAACAAAACTCAAATCAATGAGGTTTAACATACATACCCAACAACCCAAAAATCATAACCATCAAGATGCCAAGATTGCATGGTTTTTTCATTGTTTTGGAAAACAacttcaataaaatcatggagAGAAGTTCGCAACACGGATGTAGCTATATGTGCAGGAGCATTAGAGGGAGTGATTTGAATTGAATTATCAATGATTCCAGGAATGTTGAAGTAATCAGCAAGTTTAAGAGGGGTATCAGGGTTAACATAGGAGACACTGTTAACTGCGTAACGAAGCTTTCCATTGATCAATGGTGCTGAATTGGCCAATTTTATTAATCTATTTGGAGTTATCATACCATAATGGAATGACCCTTGTGGATTAGGCCTAGCAGCATTTGCTGTCAGATTCCATCTGTAAGTTCTAGCTTGCTTCATAGACAAGTCATAATCGTTAGCAGGGGGAGGAGGCAATGGTCCTGATGCCGAGGAATGGGAGTTTGTATAATGCAGCACAGAAATTGTGCTGAGAACTGTTTGAGTAAACCTTGTTGAAGCAACAATGTAATAGTCCTTTGGAGGTTGATTTAACGTTACTAACACAGAAACAGATTGTCCAACATGAACATCAAGTGAATCGTACACGTTTTGGAGAGTATGTGATCCTTCAACTTCAACTAGTTTTAGCATATGACCCTGAATTCTAAAGTTAATCGAGGTTGACAAACCAACATTTGAGATCCTAAACATATAGGTTTTTCCTGAAAAACAAAGTGCAAAATAGTCGGTAAAAGAAACACTTACaaagttgaatttgaaatgcaTCTATCAGAACTTTAAGCATAGTTTAGCACACAAAATCTACCTTGGTCACCAGTGAAGGTAGAACGAACTTGACCATTGATAAGAAGCCCATCAGGAAAACCAATAGATTTTCCAGAATCTAAAGATTGGCTCAACACCTTGTGGCTGGTTTTGTACCAATCACCAATGAGTAGAGTAAAATCTCCATCAGGATTCGGATAAGGGATCGGGATAACAGATCTACGATAAACATTGAGTCCTCCAAACCCTCCAGCAGCTTTATGCATTTTAGTCGATGGAAAATAAGTATAAGTTCCAATCTGATCCTTGGTTTGAAACTTGTAAGTATAGTTTGAGTTTGGAGGAATAGGACAGTTGGTTCCCAAAACTCCATCTTGCCATGAATTTTTCCTTTGCTTAATCCCATTCCTAGTTTATTCCCAACAATGTTTAAAAATCATGTTCTCAGAGGACATTTCACAAACAGATAATGTgaacaaatggaaaacaaaaaaaaaaacatatataataaaaaaaacctCACCATGTGAGTAAAAATGGCTCATCTAGCTTATTGACAAGGTTGAGAATCACATTGTTATTAGTCACCAAATCAAGTCTAGGACCAGGAAATTGACCATTAATCAGAATAACCTtaaaaaataatcataaaaaaaGTTAGAATCTGAATATTTTCTTTAAAAGTTACTAGATCCAATGAAAAAGCATTTTGGTTACTCACTTGTTGGGGAGTACCAAGAGGAGAAAGAATTCCATAAGTCACTGTCCATGTGTAGAATTTATAATCATCTTCTGCTTGCACCAAAGAGACACTTACTACTAATGCAACAACAATGCATAGTAAAGGTAGCAAACTAGTGCTTCTGCTTCTGCTTTTGCTTCCCATTGTTTTGactgaaaaatgaaaataaacataCACTAACTATTATTAGAATGTTAGGATCAGGAACTAAAAATGAGACATTACTGTTAAGTTTCTATAAATAGAAGGAACTAGTTTTTTTACCAGATCTATGTTTTGTTTGGATGAGTGACACAGTTCAACACTGATACCGACTTAGCTTTGAAGCGTTAATATAAATACAGAAAAAATAATGAACTTAGAAAGAATTATTattaatcttttttttttaataatttattttttatttgagTTTTTGTTGGTGTTTTAATGGATCATTTGTATTCGGTGGAGTTAACGCGTTTTAGGTTGTTAGATGTTGGTTTACAGCTAAACTAAGTACTGTGTCTCCTATGATTATGTCTAATTTGTCTAACGTATGGTATTCTAATCATTAATTAAAGTGGAAATATTGGTTAATTTAATTGTCAAAAGAACACCGACAAGAGTATTATTTTGAATTTTGTTGACAGAAGAGAGATGCAATAGTTAATAATTGTTTCAAATTTTAAACTATGTACTACGTCCATGTGAGGTTCATAAAGGGTAACAAAGAGTTTAATAATGTCACACAGTTGTTTTTTCAACTACttcaatttaaaatgaaaaaagaaaacaaagaatTGTAGATAAGTAAATGCATGCACCTTAGTAAATTGAGCAACCCATGGGCAGAGCCTCTATGATACTAGTAATTGTTAAGAGTGTTGGAAAAATACTGAAATAGAAAGTATCATTGATAATTTAATTGAAAATGTACTGTGAAAACCGTTCAAACAAACTAAAGTGAATATCAATCCGTTCAAGTTTGGAAAGAAGAGAGTAAAAAGGATCATGATATGGAGCTTTAGTGAAGACATCTATATCTTGATTTGTAGTGTCTATTAGTATGAAAAGGACGGAATAATCTTGAACTTTGTCATCAATTAGGTAACAATCTATTTCAATTTGTTTGGCTCTTTCGTAAAAATTGAGGTCGATGACAATGTTTATGACACTTTAATTATCATATAAAATAGAAATAGGATTTTGGTGAGAGATTGAGAAGTCTCACAATAAGTATAAAAAATTTTGAGCTTCACAAGATATGTATGATAGGGCTCTGTATTCAACTTCTGAATATGATTGTTATATAATTTGTTGTTTTTTACTTTTCTAGTTGATAAAGAATGTCATTGGATAGAAACAAAAGCCAATGGTAAATTTTCTAGTTTTAGAACAAGCTTCCAAGTTAGAATCAGTAAATACGGTTAATGTAAGGTTTGAATCTGGTGTGAATAATACGATCATTACAAGTGCAATTTTGATGTATCTTAGAATCCAAATAACTACTTCTAGGTGTGCTTTAGTGGAGTTGGATAGGTCCTGAATGAGTTTAATAGAGAAACTTACCTATGAGACTTCTAAATTTGGATGGATTATTGTAGGATCATATTGCAAATTTTGACTAGGTTTCATAAGGGTGGATGTCAATAGACCATAATCTTGAAATAGATCCAAACTATATTTTCTCTAGCATAGCTAGATTCCTTGAGATGATCTAGCTATCTCAAATCCAAGGAAATACTTAAGTGTTACCAAATCTTTATTGCTAAATTGTTTATCCAATTCATGTTTGATGTGAGTAGTTACAGACAAGTTACTCCCTCCGGTCAAATTTACACCACTACCAAATTACGCTTTTAACATCACACACGAAATAGATGTAACATCGGCTACCGAGGCGAGGTAACGAATGGTGATATGAAAAGATATAACATAACACATCGATTTTTAAATAACCGAGGATAAGTTATCTGAACATGGGTTCGAACCCCGACATctacatttttattatttacaaAGATGGATGGTGCGTCCAACATGACTTCTCGGTTTTATTTAAAACGATGGTAAAAGCTTTATATTATTACGTCGGTTTTATTTTAAAACTTATGGGTGAaagttttttttatatttttgtttgtACCTACAGAACCATATCACATAATACAAAACCATATTTTGCAGATTTCTGAAACAGAAACATTATACCTGCATTACAGAACTATATCACAGAAGAACAATTGTGTACAACAAATGCAAAGTCAAAATTGGACATACCTTATAATTTTACAACAAAACTACATCAAATGATTAACCAACAAAAGAAATTATCATAATGGAAAGTCTTGTAGGTTGTTCAAAAGTTATATGCTAAGGTTTGTCACTGGTCGTTAAACATCTATAATTTGAACAACAATTTAAACCAATTAGGATAATCAAGAACAATATATCTTTAGTAAAAGGAATAAAAAAGAGTAAAAAGAATAATTATAAATTACTAAGTGATGTAAAACATTTACTTACTAGTTTTCCCATATTCCCTCTATATGATCACGACGAATAGGATGCACATCATCTAAATTATTTTCTTCAGATGATTGACGTACATGTATTGCGAAATAAGAGGTCTCGTAGTcaaaatcttgattttcatcagGAAGATATTTTCCTTGAAGTATAATTGACCATCTAGTGTTAGAAGGATCATGGACATAAAAACTTGTTTTGCTTGGGTTGCCATGATGAATGATTCGTTCTTATAAGTTTCCTTTCGAAGATCAACCCTTGTGAATCCTAATTCATCGGATTATATACCAGTGTTACTGTCAATCAACTTGCACTTAAATAAAGGCACTTTAAAAGAAACATAATCAATCTCCATAATCTCCTCAATAAATCCAAAGTACGCTCTAGATGCTAGTACATAATTGTTATCTTTGGCACTAGAAAAGTACATGGATTCAGCTTCAACCATAACTCCATTATTTTGAATGGTCCTACGACTATCCTTTGATTTTTTTATAGAATGAATATCTAGTAATGTTGTATGCACTCCAAATAATTACATTAAACTTAGGCATATGTGACGACCatttaattatgaaattttcAAAAGCTTTTTTTGCTTTCTTTGTTCTAACAACGGAGTTTTCAATCCCTTAAGGATCATTATCTGGTCGTCAGAAACTAAAAGGTCGAAGATCTCGTCACACTTAGTTACATCAAACGTATAAGTCTTTGTGACAAATTTTTCATTTTTAGGTTCAATGGGTTTTTCCCATTTGAAGGTTAAGCAATTTATACACATAAGGGGGTCCTGGATTTAATTCAGCCACATTGACCTCATTTTCTTCAAAATAGTCGTTGTCTGTGTCAGATAAACTATCTATTTCATTTATCTCGGCATAAGCTACTTTTTCTTTTTTATGGCACTTACTTGATCTGGACTTTTCAGCCTTCAAGCGTTCAACTTGTCGTACCATATTTGCTAGTTAGGTCATATCCCTTAGGTACTGAGTATCTAgtttcttcctaatggaatagtCTAGACCGCCAGCAGCCATTTTGACCAACTCATGTTCAGGAACTTGTGTAAAGCATCTTGCCTTAAGAAGTCAAAACCTATTCAAATAATCATCAATCGATTCAGACATCTTACGCCTAACACTGGCTAGTTCCTTAAGGCTAATTTTTTATTGGCCTgtgtaaaattgttcatggaataCTCTCTCTAATTGATTCCAAGTATGTATGGAATTAAGagaatttgaaaaatatttcATCTTTAAATTCTCATTATTATTTATATCCCCTGCCTCAGTCTGGTATCTAGCAAGATGCTCGACTGTTGACTCGTTAGTCTCACCAGAAAACTTAATAAACTTGGGAACTTTCCAACCCTTGGGAAGTTCGATTTGTCGAACATATTCCAACAATGGAGATACGTAATTAGGCCTATGAAGGCCAATGTTGAAGCCATTTTGGGCAAGAATATATTCGACCACGTTTGTTATGTTGTTATGCCCCCCAAAATTATTTTGTTGGACATTTCTAAGTACTTGGTCGGCATCCTGGTTTATGAGCACCATAAATACCTCAAGAAGATTCTGGGCTTGGTTCCTTTCGAATATCTCTGGTGGAGGTTGCTCGACTGGAACTTGATTAACAGGTGGCGGCACGACTAGCGCCGGGGGCACCTCGAAAAATTCAGCAATCCTTCCCGTTTGATGGGCTAACTGCTGATAACTTGGATGGTATTCTGGATCAAAGTATTAAACACCGTACCTATTTTTTGTGTCAACATATTCACCATTTCATGGTTACTTTCGTTCATTTTTTGCCTCATGGTCGTTAAAGAAATTGTAGTAAAAGTTGGCATTATAGGAGGGGGCATACCAGAACCCCTTGTGGTTTCCCTATGCGACCAGGGTTGCTTATGGATAATCTTGACACCAAATATGGATTCAGGGGTGACGCTATTTTTGTAGCATTGTCTTCAAACATCAAAGTGTGGTTGTGTAAGCCCGTCATCATGGTAGTTGGGATGCCATAAGGGTAGTCCATAGTAACTAGAGACATAGTAAAACTTGGGATATATGGGGGGTTATTGTCCCCAATAATTGTCGCAGTAGTCTTGGGAGAGGTTGGCACGTTTGTTACCACTAGTAAAGTAACCACCACCCATGGCATCGACGTTGAAGTCGAAACCAAAGTTAAAATAGGGCATGTGACTCTGATAGTGTTCATCGTCCCTATCGTACTAACAATTGTAGTAATTGGTAGTTCAGAGTATGGAGTATCATTTTGGGCTCGAGAAGTGTTCTTTGGGTTCGCCATTACTGCTAAAATCTTACCACTCATCAAACTAGTGTGACCCTGAATATTAAAAATCTTACCACTCCTCAAACGCATATGTTAACAGACATTGAAAATGATAACAGAGTAAATAATACAACGGTTTCTTCAAGAGAAAAATGTTTTTTCACACAAAAACACGCGTGTTCCACTGGGCGTGTCAATTTGTTCGCAAATGTTTTTAGCAAATAATCACGAGTTTGAAAGTCTTTGAGATTAACTCAAAAAATCTCGGGACCTGTTTTGTGCGAAAACTTTTACTATGACGTAAGTGTAAGACGTAACTAAAAATGTCTGGTCGTAGACAGTATACAAGTAGACTTTAAAGACAATAGAGCTTAAATTAAAGTAAATAGAACTTGAAATaaatattattaaataaaatatagTAAATAACAAGAATAAAATGTGTTTCAACTAAGGAAACATAAAAAGATACAAAGAAAAAGGGACACAGACTCACATAATTGCTCAAAAATGGTTTCGCTATTTGTCTTGGATACTCCAATTCTATAGAAAATGTTTGTGAAATTTGTGACCTTTATTACAATACATAAGTCTGATATATATATTAAACTAAAAATAACTGTCTTCGACAGTTTACATTCAAGAAATTAACACGTCATTCAAATACATGCAACTCTTGTTCCAACATCTTGCCACGTCGTCAAGGCCTTAGAACTACTTAAAGCATTATCCCACATTCTCTAAATACTTAGAGACTAGTAATTGCTTGCACGTCGAAGGTAGTTACCGAACGCATTAAGTCTCGCATGTTTGATTTCCTCAATTTTTAAAGTATTTAGAGTCTATCGGAAGGTCCTTCCTCGACAAGGTATCGAGTAATTACACATATCTATTTCTGAGACTCCTTCAACTCATTTTTAAGATATGCTCTTGAGATTCATCTCAAAATGTCAATTAAGAAACTTCCATCAATATATCATTGTAGGCTCTTATCTATCCATACTAACTCTTAGCACTTTATAACATGTAACATTGACTTTGATTTTTTCTATTAGGTGGAAAAATTTAGGTGAACATAGAGTCAAGCTTCTCTTTTTTTTTACTTTATCATCTTCGTCAACTTTCAAgttaattttcaatttttataATCTTTAAACATACATTTTTTTTCTCATCAACGCTTTAAGACATACTTCAACCATAACAATACCATACAATGACATTTAGTACAATTCCTCAAAACATTAATACAAGTCAGGAAAAATCATATGCAAGTAACAATGACACCAGCATAAAGTTATGCGAAAGAGATTGAAGATGCCACGGGGGCTGCAAAACTTCCACGTCTCCTCAAAGTTATACACGTGTAAATCAGACACAAAGCACACCGTAAGACCATTATGTTGCTGCAACACATTTTGGAACCAAAACGAAACCACACAGCTCCTCTCCTCCTATACATTATATACTTTTCCATTTCAACAATATCATCTTCACTTAATTATCACAATATTTCATTTCCAATGTCTACCGAAACTACAACAGCAGCAGAAACAAAATCTTTCACAACACCCTCTCATTCCTCAGGTATATTATATAACTATTATATTATCAAGCTTTCTGTTATATTATATTATGCAGCAATACATCATTTAACTTTATTGTTTCTCAGATGGTGGTGGCAATGACATAATAAGAGACATAGTACTATGGAGGAGGAAGAAACTAAGTATCTTTGTTCTGATTGCCGCAACAGCAACATGGGTTTTGATGGAAGTATATCAATATAACTTCCTCACTCTCATCTCATGGCTCACTATCTCAGTTGTTACATCAATATTCCTCTACGCCAAAATGCTTACACTTTTGGGCAAGTAAGCATCTTCACCTTAATGATGTATACATATTATATGTCTATTCTATATTACTATCTATATTATTTCATTGTGTGAAATTTAGGGAACCACCAAAACTGTTGAGCTTGGAATTGAAAGAAGAAACAGCTATAAGAATGGCAGAGACAGTTAGAGGAAGGATTGAAGAATCAATAAGGTGGTTGTTCAAGGTGACCACACAGGAAGATTGGTCTGTGCTTGTGGGAATTATCGCTAGGTTTTTCGCACTCTCTTATGTTGGAACCTGCATGGACTTCCTCACATTCATTTATATAGGTATACTTGCATAtgattttgtttattttgttaattatttactttttttttctCATAATCGATTgtatattaaattttattttattttgttgtATAGGTATCTTGTGTGGTATGACAGTTCCTGTAATTTATATGAAAAAGGAGGACAAGATAAAGAGATTCATGGAGTGGTTGAGGGAGAAATATAAGAGATGTTATGAGGTTATAGATGAAAAGGCCATTAGAAAGATCAAAAGCAGAATACTAAATGAGAAGAAGATGGAGTGATATGATTTTGTACATAGCTTGAAGCTTGTGTAAAAATATTATGCACTGTTATGTAatgttaataataataatggaTTACTCTTGTAAAAACAATAGAATGCAGTTATATTTGTATTTTGTAATAGTTGATTAATAAAAACAGTTATTTTGTAATAGTTGGTATATATGTGGGTTATTTAGAATCACGATTCTTGTATTAATATAAGCTTAGATGAATAAACAATCACAATCGGATCTGTGGCGCAATGGTAGCGCGTCTGACTCCAGATCAGAAGGTTGCGTGTTCGATTCACGTCAGGTTCAATTATTTTTACTGAGA includes these proteins:
- the LOC127120339 gene encoding L-ascorbate oxidase homolog is translated as MGSKSRSRSTSLLPLLCIVVALVVSVSLVQAEDDYKFYTWTVTYGILSPLGTPQQVILINGQFPGPRLDLVTNNNVILNLVNKLDEPFLLTWNGIKQRKNSWQDGVLGTNCPIPPNSNYTYKFQTKDQIGTYTYFPSTKMHKAAGGFGGLNVYRRSVIPIPYPNPDGDFTLLIGDWYKTSHKVLSQSLDSGKSIGFPDGLLINGQVRSTFTGDQGKTYMFRISNVGLSTSINFRIQGHMLKLVEVEGSHTLQNVYDSLDVHVGQSVSVLVTLNQPPKDYYIVASTRFTQTVLSTISVLHYTNSHSSASGPLPPPPANDYDLSMKQARTYRWNLTANAARPNPQGSFHYGMITPNRLIKLANSAPLINGKLRYAVNSVSYVNPDTPLKLADYFNIPGIIDNSIQITPSNAPAHIATSVLRTSLHDFIEVVFQNNEKTMQSWHLDGYDFWVVGYGFGQWTDASKSTYNLVDALTRHTAQVYPNSWTSILVSLDNQGMWNLRSAIWERQYLGQQLYLRVWNAQRTAANEYDIPSNALLCGKALGHHA
- the LOC127120341 gene encoding reticulon-like protein B13, translating into MSTETTTAAETKSFTTPSHSSDGGGNDIIRDIVLWRRKKLSIFVLIAATATWVLMEVYQYNFLTLISWLTISVVTSIFLYAKMLTLLGKEPPKLLSLELKEETAIRMAETVRGRIEESIRWLFKVTTQEDWSVLVGIIARFFALSYVGTCMDFLTFIYIGILCGMTVPVIYMKKEDKIKRFMEWLREKYKRCYEVIDEKAIRKIKSRILNEKKME